One window from the genome of Haloprofundus halobius encodes:
- a CDS encoding site-2 protease family protein has translation MNTLLWIVSGVALYTVLVLLLRQRGLLPSSLKVQGPLMTIHTRRGREFLEWLSTPKRFWRAWSNVGVGITLVIMVGTFVLLVLRSVQIVQNPPAPTAVNAPRNVLVIPGVNDFLPLSVAPEILLGLLVGLVVHEGGHGLLCRVEDIDIESMGLVLFTVLPIGAFVEPDEESQRNASRGGRTRMFAAGVTNNLAITAIALALLFGPVTGAIAASPGAAVGSTFPNSAAADAGIESGDRIVGFDGTNVTSDADLRNALESNDAANVTVTMSDGTERTVQRSLLVTAMSPNSPLAADGEAGVSTNDTIVAVNGTSVNTESGLREAVADKPIATLTVEDRAGEESTVSGPIGVLLAVSPDGPLSEQTDVPGGEQVVVTSIDGQRTLDYSDVQSALDGGEPGDEVNVTAYVDGELRTYEVTLAEANDGTGRGLVGVTQGPELSGIGVNSLGVVPYPAEQFLSILGGDIQGGLFSQVLFILFLPFAGTVVPGIDANFAGFVATNANFYTVSGPLAALGGGVFLLANALFWVGWVNLNLAFFNCIPAYPLDGGRILRTSTEAVVSRLPVEGRQELTSAITTSIGLIMLASLLLLLFGPQLLA, from the coding sequence ATGAACACGCTGCTTTGGATCGTCTCCGGCGTGGCCCTCTACACGGTACTCGTCCTGCTGCTGCGACAGCGCGGGTTGCTCCCGAGTTCGCTGAAGGTGCAAGGCCCGCTGATGACGATTCACACCCGCCGCGGACGCGAGTTCCTCGAGTGGCTCTCCACCCCCAAGCGGTTCTGGCGGGCGTGGAGCAACGTCGGCGTCGGCATCACGCTCGTGATAATGGTCGGCACGTTCGTCCTCCTCGTGCTCCGCAGCGTCCAGATCGTCCAGAACCCGCCCGCGCCGACGGCGGTGAACGCACCGCGAAACGTGTTGGTCATCCCCGGCGTCAACGACTTCCTCCCGCTGTCGGTCGCTCCCGAGATTCTCCTCGGCCTCCTCGTCGGACTCGTCGTCCACGAGGGCGGTCACGGACTGCTCTGTCGGGTCGAAGACATCGACATCGAGTCGATGGGGCTCGTCCTCTTCACGGTGCTCCCCATCGGCGCGTTCGTCGAACCCGACGAGGAGAGCCAACGAAACGCGAGTCGCGGCGGCCGGACCCGGATGTTCGCCGCCGGCGTGACGAACAACCTCGCCATCACCGCCATCGCGCTGGCGCTGCTGTTCGGTCCGGTGACGGGCGCGATCGCGGCGTCCCCCGGCGCGGCCGTCGGCAGCACGTTCCCGAACTCGGCGGCCGCCGACGCCGGAATCGAATCGGGAGACCGCATCGTCGGCTTCGACGGGACGAACGTCACCTCGGACGCGGACCTCCGGAACGCGCTCGAATCGAACGACGCCGCGAACGTGACGGTGACGATGTCTGACGGCACCGAGCGGACCGTCCAGCGGTCGCTGTTGGTGACGGCGATGTCGCCGAACTCGCCGTTGGCCGCCGACGGCGAGGCGGGCGTGAGCACGAACGACACCATCGTCGCGGTGAACGGGACGTCGGTCAACACCGAGTCTGGGCTGCGCGAAGCGGTGGCCGACAAACCCATCGCTACGCTCACCGTCGAGGACCGGGCAGGCGAGGAGTCGACGGTGAGCGGCCCGATAGGCGTCCTTCTCGCCGTCTCTCCGGACGGACCGCTGAGCGAGCAGACCGACGTCCCCGGCGGCGAACAGGTCGTCGTCACGAGCATCGACGGCCAGCGAACGCTCGACTACAGCGACGTGCAGTCGGCGCTCGACGGGGGCGAACCCGGCGACGAGGTGAACGTCACCGCCTACGTCGACGGAGAGCTTCGGACGTACGAAGTGACGCTCGCCGAGGCGAACGACGGTACGGGTCGCGGCCTCGTCGGCGTGACGCAGGGGCCGGAACTGAGCGGCATCGGCGTCAACAGCCTCGGCGTGGTGCCGTACCCCGCCGAACAGTTCCTCAGCATCCTCGGCGGCGACATTCAGGGCGGGCTGTTCTCGCAGGTGCTGTTCATCCTGTTTCTGCCCTTCGCCGGTACGGTCGTTCCGGGTATCGACGCCAACTTCGCCGGGTTCGTCGCGACGAACGCGAACTTCTACACCGTCAGCGGTCCGCTCGCGGCGCTCGGTGGCGGGGTGTTCCTCCTCGCGAACGCCCTCTTCTGGGTGGGCTGGGTCAATCTCAACCTCGCCTTCTTCAACTGCATCCCCGCGTACCCGCTGGACGGTGGGCGAATCCTCCGCACGTCGACGGAGGCCGTCGTCTCGCGGCTCCCGGTCGAGGGGAGACAGGAGCTGACGAGCGCGATAACGACGAGCATCGGCCTCATCATGCTCGCCAGTCTGCTGTTGTTGCTGTTCGGCCCGCAACTGCTCGCCTGA
- a CDS encoding DUF7123 family protein — MSATANPSTDGRSKETRLKQYLVEKAQDGELYFKGKFIADEVGLSPKEIGALMVKLRDSTHELTIEKWSYTSATTWRVAPSS, encoded by the coding sequence ATGAGCGCAACAGCAAACCCCTCCACCGACGGACGCTCGAAAGAGACCCGACTGAAGCAGTACCTCGTCGAGAAGGCGCAGGACGGCGAACTGTACTTCAAAGGGAAGTTCATCGCCGACGAAGTCGGTCTCTCGCCCAAAGAGATCGGCGCGCTGATGGTGAAGCTTCGCGACTCTACCCACGAACTCACCATCGAGAAGTGGTCGTACACGAGCGCGACCACGTGGCGCGTCGCCCCGTCGTCGTAA
- a CDS encoding class I SAM-dependent methyltransferase, which produces MESEVDGRYDIEGFAFIGRTFDEYRRMFDLDVDALDGRRVLDCPGGSCSFAAEAAARGVDAVAVDPLYAADVESLVARGRDDVERAASALSEVERLYRWTFYDDPDDVADYRRAALERFRLDACANPGRYVAARLPSLPFADDSFSLVLSAHLLFLYDDRLDAAFHRAALSELLRVARDELRVFPLSGFDATRSARLDDALETLEANGYDATVEDVPFEFQRDANELLRIRAEQH; this is translated from the coding sequence ATGGAATCGGAGGTAGACGGCCGGTACGACATCGAAGGGTTCGCGTTCATCGGGCGCACGTTCGACGAGTACCGCCGCATGTTCGACCTCGACGTCGACGCGCTCGACGGTCGTCGAGTACTCGACTGTCCCGGTGGCTCCTGCTCGTTCGCCGCCGAGGCAGCCGCTCGGGGCGTCGACGCCGTCGCGGTCGACCCACTGTACGCAGCGGACGTGGAGTCGCTCGTCGCCCGCGGTCGAGACGATGTCGAGCGGGCGGCGTCGGCACTGTCGGAGGTCGAACGGCTCTACCGGTGGACGTTCTACGACGACCCCGACGACGTGGCCGACTACCGGCGGGCGGCGCTGGAACGGTTTCGCTTGGACGCGTGCGCAAACCCGGGTCGGTACGTGGCCGCCCGACTCCCGTCGCTGCCGTTCGCCGACGACAGTTTCTCGCTGGTGCTGTCGGCGCATCTCCTGTTTCTGTACGACGACCGCCTGGACGCGGCGTTTCATCGCGCGGCGCTGTCGGAACTGCTCCGGGTCGCTCGCGACGAACTCCGGGTGTTTCCGCTCTCGGGATTCGACGCGACGCGCTCGGCCCGTCTCGACGACGCGCTGGAGACGCTCGAAGCGAACGGGTACGACGCGACCGTCGAAGACGTCCCCTTCGAGTTTCAGCGCGACGCGAACGAGCTGCTCCGCATCCGAGCTGAGCAACACTAA
- a CDS encoding molybdopterin synthase, with amino-acid sequence MRTLCVVGPGATTLTERLASRLDGRVATVERLPDGSDPAPDSAASYGLADDGVWVGAGRDRSRDELLDHLAAEYDFALLAGFESARLPTVVLGDAAAETDDSGDILIAAPSIDEVDVDDLRARVEALDPYVTLESLVERLKGDPRAERAGAIATFTGRVRAKDADDDPRTTRLTFEKYEGVAGERLADIRRDIEARDGVERVLMHHRTGVIEDGEDIVFVVVLAGHRTEAFRAVEDGINRLKDEVPIFKKETTVESDFWVHDRS; translated from the coding sequence ATGCGAACACTCTGTGTCGTCGGCCCCGGTGCAACGACGCTCACCGAGCGACTCGCGTCGCGACTCGACGGCCGCGTCGCGACGGTCGAACGACTCCCCGACGGCAGTGACCCCGCCCCCGACTCGGCGGCGTCGTACGGTCTCGCAGACGACGGCGTCTGGGTCGGCGCAGGTCGCGACCGCTCGCGCGACGAACTGCTGGACCATCTCGCCGCCGAGTACGACTTCGCGCTCCTCGCCGGATTCGAGTCGGCCCGCCTCCCGACGGTGGTCCTCGGCGACGCGGCCGCGGAGACGGACGACTCTGGCGACATCCTTATCGCCGCCCCGTCGATCGACGAGGTCGACGTCGACGACCTCCGCGCTCGCGTCGAGGCGCTCGACCCCTACGTCACGCTGGAGTCGCTCGTCGAACGGCTCAAAGGCGACCCGCGCGCCGAGCGTGCGGGCGCGATTGCCACGTTCACCGGTCGCGTCAGAGCGAAGGACGCGGACGACGACCCCCGCACGACTCGGTTGACGTTCGAGAAGTACGAGGGAGTTGCCGGGGAGCGACTCGCCGATATACGACGCGACATCGAAGCACGCGACGGAGTCGAACGCGTGCTGATGCACCACCGAACCGGCGTCATCGAGGACGGCGAGGACATCGTCTTCGTCGTCGTCTTGGCCGGACACCGAACCGAAGCGTTTCGCGCCGTCGAGGACGGTATCAACCGCCTCAAAGACGAGGTTCCCATCTTCAAGAAGGAGACGACCGTCGAGTCGGACTTCTGGGTCCACGACCGATCGTAA
- the pyrH gene encoding UMP kinase: MRVVISIGGSVLAPELDARRVEAHAAAIESLAREGCELGTVVGGGGVAREYIDAARGLGANEVQLDQIGIDVTRINARLLIAGLGAGVNPAPAHSYEDAGEAIRRGDISVMGGVVPGQTTDAVAAALAEYVDADLLVYATSVDGVYSADPRSDDGAEKFEELTPEELVGVIAPMSTDAGSSAPVDLLAAKLIERAGMRTIVLDGTEPQRLERAVLRGEHEGTDIVPAGAGTEPTYWSQR; this comes from the coding sequence ATGAGAGTCGTCATTTCTATCGGCGGGAGCGTCCTCGCGCCGGAACTCGACGCCCGTCGAGTCGAGGCACACGCCGCGGCAATCGAGTCACTCGCCCGTGAGGGCTGCGAGCTCGGCACCGTCGTCGGCGGCGGCGGCGTCGCCCGCGAATACATCGACGCCGCGCGCGGCCTCGGGGCGAACGAGGTCCAGTTGGACCAGATCGGTATCGACGTGACGCGCATCAACGCCCGCCTGCTCATCGCCGGCCTCGGCGCGGGCGTCAACCCGGCCCCGGCGCACAGTTACGAGGACGCGGGCGAGGCCATCCGCCGCGGCGACATCTCCGTGATGGGCGGCGTCGTCCCCGGCCAGACCACCGACGCGGTGGCCGCCGCGCTCGCGGAGTACGTCGACGCGGACCTGCTCGTCTACGCGACGAGCGTCGACGGCGTCTACAGCGCCGACCCCCGCAGCGACGACGGCGCCGAGAAGTTCGAGGAACTCACGCCCGAGGAGTTGGTCGGCGTCATCGCGCCGATGAGCACTGACGCCGGGTCCTCCGCGCCGGTCGACCTGCTGGCGGCGAAACTCATCGAGCGCGCCGGGATGCGCACTATCGTCCTCGACGGCACCGAACCGCAGCGACTCGAACGCGCGGTGCTCCGCGGCGAGCACGAGGGGACCGACATCGTCCCCGCGGGCGCGGGCACCGAACCGACGTACTGGTCCCAGCGATGA
- the lysS gene encoding lysine--tRNA ligase: MSADDAHEANDAAPTAADESGREEGSGETHHAFWADEVADEILARDPDEPIVVKGGISPSGVAHLGNFNEILRGYFVAEVLRERGYEVRQVFTSDDKDPLRKLPRKLADKEGDIVGLGDVDAGALGRNLGKPYTDIPDPFGEAESYAAHFAALIEADAERLGVPVEMISNTELYADGTFEPVVQHLLENADTARTVLSNYQSKVGDDYVPFNPVCGNCGKITETVTGIDLDAGTVDYVCTDMTAGDNTISGCGHEGTATFRDGKLPWRFEWPAQWQVLGVDFEPFGKDHAEGSWPSGEDIARNVLGIEPPVPMTYEWFTLNGEPLSSSAGNIVTVAEVLELAEPEVLRYFFALNPRRARDFDLRRLDLLVNDFDRFERVYFDEETDENIEEVADRAYPFLVDEVREDRVRLPYTFAAVLGMVDNPELRRQMAKNEGHITDETPEWAVVDAMERVEKARAWAKRMDNEYNYRLQTEMPDVDLDDDVAAALSTLAAFVEEGHTGEEIQGEIYEAAKAHDVETGDLFQAGYLLFFDQTQGPRLGEFLGELEREFVVGRLRRTE; the protein is encoded by the coding sequence ATGAGCGCAGACGACGCGCACGAAGCGAACGACGCGGCCCCGACGGCCGCCGACGAGAGCGGTCGGGAGGAGGGAAGCGGCGAGACGCACCACGCCTTCTGGGCCGACGAAGTGGCCGACGAGATTCTCGCGCGAGACCCCGACGAACCCATCGTCGTCAAAGGCGGCATCTCGCCGTCTGGCGTCGCTCATCTGGGTAACTTCAACGAGATTCTCCGCGGCTACTTCGTCGCCGAGGTGCTCCGCGAACGCGGCTACGAGGTCCGACAGGTGTTCACGAGCGACGACAAGGACCCGCTCCGCAAACTCCCCCGCAAACTCGCCGACAAGGAGGGCGACATCGTCGGCCTCGGCGACGTCGACGCGGGCGCGCTCGGCCGAAATCTGGGTAAACCGTACACCGATATTCCGGACCCCTTCGGCGAGGCCGAATCGTACGCGGCGCACTTCGCGGCGCTCATCGAGGCCGATGCCGAGCGGCTCGGCGTTCCCGTCGAGATGATCTCGAACACGGAACTCTACGCGGATGGGACGTTCGAGCCCGTCGTACAGCACCTGCTCGAAAACGCCGACACCGCCCGCACGGTGCTCTCGAACTACCAGAGCAAGGTCGGCGACGACTACGTGCCGTTCAACCCGGTTTGTGGGAACTGCGGGAAGATTACGGAGACGGTGACGGGGATCGACCTCGACGCCGGCACCGTCGACTACGTCTGCACCGACATGACCGCCGGCGACAACACCATCTCCGGCTGCGGTCACGAGGGGACGGCGACGTTCCGCGACGGCAAACTGCCGTGGCGCTTCGAGTGGCCCGCCCAGTGGCAGGTGCTCGGCGTCGACTTCGAGCCGTTCGGCAAGGACCACGCCGAGGGCTCGTGGCCCAGCGGCGAGGACATCGCGCGTAACGTCCTCGGCATCGAACCGCCGGTCCCGATGACGTACGAGTGGTTCACGCTCAACGGCGAACCGCTCTCCTCCTCGGCGGGCAACATCGTCACGGTCGCCGAGGTGCTCGAACTCGCCGAACCCGAAGTCCTGCGGTACTTCTTCGCGCTCAACCCGCGCCGCGCCCGCGACTTCGACCTCCGGCGATTGGACCTGCTCGTCAACGACTTCGACCGCTTCGAGCGCGTCTACTTCGACGAGGAGACCGACGAGAACATCGAAGAGGTGGCCGACCGCGCGTACCCCTTCCTCGTCGACGAGGTACGGGAGGACCGCGTCCGTCTCCCGTACACGTTCGCCGCGGTGCTGGGCATGGTCGACAACCCCGAACTCAGGAGACAGATGGCGAAGAACGAGGGGCACATCACCGACGAGACGCCCGAGTGGGCCGTCGTAGACGCGATGGAGCGCGTCGAGAAGGCCCGCGCGTGGGCCAAGCGGATGGACAACGAGTACAACTACCGCCTCCAGACGGAGATGCCCGACGTGGATCTCGACGACGACGTGGCCGCCGCCCTCTCCACACTCGCGGCGTTCGTCGAGGAAGGCCACACGGGCGAGGAGATACAGGGCGAAATCTACGAAGCCGCGAAGGCACACGACGTGGAGACGGGCGATCTGTTTCAGGCGGGGTACCTGCTCTTTTTCGACCAGACGCAGGGGCCGCGTCTCGGCGAGTTCCTCGGCGAACTCGAACGGGAGTTCGTGGTGGGGCGTCTCCGTCGAACGGAGTGA
- a CDS encoding PadR family transcriptional regulator, whose translation MRKSGPPKGLISYLVLELLGEKPRYGYEILKKIREISGGHWEPSYGSVYPILYKFEEKGWAERVEREDEPDRKYFALTDSGRDELLEKRVETGGKAREFADIILGFYHVYVAFATDGRFDVESPEDAWRFDETFSSWIIEQLIRHHERDFGSFERIDDTPEAFYERQDIEFDS comes from the coding sequence ATGCGGAAAAGCGGCCCCCCCAAAGGCCTCATCTCGTATCTAGTCTTGGAGTTGCTCGGCGAGAAACCGCGGTACGGCTACGAGATTCTCAAGAAGATTCGCGAGATAAGTGGCGGCCACTGGGAACCGTCGTACGGCTCGGTCTACCCCATCCTCTACAAGTTCGAGGAGAAGGGCTGGGCCGAACGGGTCGAACGCGAGGACGAACCCGACCGGAAGTACTTCGCGCTGACCGACAGCGGCCGCGACGAACTCCTCGAAAAGCGGGTCGAGACCGGCGGCAAAGCCCGCGAGTTCGCCGACATCATCCTCGGCTTCTACCACGTCTACGTCGCCTTCGCCACCGACGGCCGCTTCGACGTGGAGAGTCCCGAGGACGCCTGGCGGTTCGACGAGACGTTCAGCTCCTGGATTATCGAACAGCTAATTCGTCACCACGAGCGCGACTTCGGGTCGTTCGAGCGAATCGACGATACGCCCGAGGCGTTCTACGAGCGACAGGACATCGAGTTCGACTCGTAG
- a CDS encoding formate/nitrite transporter family protein — MPSTTDDPSGATLSYRNIIEREMENALTEMRRPTKGVAISGFGAGLTVSFGALFMGMALTFQPNFDSALAKQLTLGGVSSVGFLFVIIGQTELFTAHTTMAVLPVLADRASLRELLRLWGVVLAANLVGCACFAGLIAAVGPAMDIVDPAAFGSMASALLPFPWWVVTASGVIAGWLMGLLTWLVAASRDTISRVVIVLVVASTIGFAPFHHALLGTTEVLAAMFLGQGVTLFEFAKFLGWTTLGNAVGGGVFVALLNYGHVALAGDDVDVDYEAGSTGFGDDTTEEP; from the coding sequence ATGCCATCGACGACAGACGACCCCTCCGGCGCGACGCTCTCGTACCGCAACATCATCGAACGGGAGATGGAGAACGCCCTCACCGAGATGCGTCGCCCGACGAAGGGCGTCGCCATCTCCGGGTTCGGCGCGGGGCTCACCGTGAGTTTCGGCGCGCTGTTCATGGGGATGGCGTTGACGTTCCAGCCCAACTTCGACTCGGCGCTCGCGAAACAGCTCACTCTCGGTGGCGTCTCCTCCGTCGGCTTCCTGTTCGTCATCATCGGCCAGACCGAACTGTTCACCGCGCACACGACGATGGCCGTTCTCCCCGTGTTGGCCGACCGTGCCTCGCTTCGGGAGCTCCTTCGCCTCTGGGGCGTCGTCCTCGCCGCCAACCTCGTCGGCTGCGCGTGCTTCGCTGGACTCATCGCCGCTGTCGGTCCGGCGATGGATATCGTCGACCCGGCGGCGTTCGGCTCGATGGCGTCGGCGCTACTCCCGTTTCCGTGGTGGGTCGTCACCGCCAGCGGCGTCATCGCCGGGTGGCTGATGGGACTGCTGACGTGGCTCGTCGCGGCGAGCCGCGACACCATCAGCCGGGTCGTCATCGTCCTCGTCGTCGCTTCGACCATCGGCTTCGCGCCCTTTCACCACGCGCTGTTGGGGACGACCGAAGTGCTCGCCGCGATGTTTCTCGGTCAGGGCGTCACGCTGTTCGAGTTCGCGAAGTTCCTCGGCTGGACGACACTCGGCAACGCCGTCGGTGGCGGCGTCTTCGTCGCGCTGCTCAACTACGGTCACGTCGCGCTCGCGGGCGACGACGTCGACGTCGACTACGAGGCCGGCTCGACCGGGTTCGGCGACGACACGACCGAGGAACCGTGA